In Streptomyces sp. NBC_00091, the following proteins share a genomic window:
- a CDS encoding organic hydroperoxide resistance protein, producing MDALYTAVATANGREGRAVSSDGQIDLALAMPPALGGNGQGTNPEQLFAAGYAACFASALGLVGRQAKVDTGDVSVTAEASIGQDAGGFGLAVTLRIELPESLAGETGTLLVKQAHEVCPYSKATRGNIPVELVIE from the coding sequence ATGGACGCGCTGTACACCGCCGTCGCCACCGCCAACGGCCGCGAGGGCCGCGCCGTCAGCTCCGACGGCCAGATCGACCTCGCGCTCGCCATGCCCCCGGCGCTGGGCGGAAACGGCCAGGGCACCAACCCCGAGCAGCTCTTCGCCGCCGGTTACGCCGCCTGCTTCGCCAGCGCCCTCGGCCTGGTCGGCCGGCAGGCGAAGGTCGACACCGGTGACGTGTCCGTCACCGCGGAGGCCTCCATCGGCCAGGACGCCGGCGGCTTCGGCCTCGCCGTCACCCTGCGCATCGAGCTCCCCGAGTCCCTGGCGGGGGAGACCGGCACCCTGCTGGTCAAGCAGGCGCACGAGGTCTGCCCGTACTCCAAGGCCACCCGGGGCAACATCCCCGTCGAGCTCGTCATCGAGTAG
- a CDS encoding MarR family winged helix-turn-helix transcriptional regulator translates to MSTTAPHGPAKLELLELLAAIGAAQWRDFAAAAARYGLTSTQAKVLAQLDGPVPMRGLATLLACDASNVTGIVDRLEGRGLVRREASAADRRVKNVVATDEGRETIRRVREEMQATHGALDTLDESESATLYALLERLRPTMERDPAS, encoded by the coding sequence ATGAGCACCACCGCCCCCCACGGCCCCGCCAAGCTCGAGCTGCTGGAACTGCTCGCGGCCATCGGCGCCGCCCAGTGGCGGGATTTCGCCGCCGCTGCCGCCCGTTACGGGCTCACCTCCACGCAGGCCAAGGTCCTCGCGCAACTCGACGGGCCCGTGCCGATGCGCGGCCTCGCCACCCTGCTGGCCTGCGACGCCTCGAACGTCACCGGGATCGTCGACCGGCTGGAGGGGCGCGGGCTGGTGCGGCGCGAGGCCTCGGCGGCGGACCGGCGGGTCAAGAACGTCGTCGCGACCGACGAGGGCCGCGAGACCATCCGGCGGGTGCGCGAGGAGATGCAGGCCACCCACGGGGCGCTGGACACCCTGGACGAGTCGGAGAGCGCGACGCTCTACGCCCTGCTGGAGCGCCTGCGCCCCACCATGGAGCGCGACCCCGCCTCCTGA
- a CDS encoding SDR family NAD(P)-dependent oxidoreductase, which yields MSESRVALVTGSSSGIGASIAQRLADEGIRVVVNSARSAQAGKELAAGLPEAVYVQGDVSDPEDARRIVRTAIDTYGRLDILVNNAGVTRFIPLDDLEAADAGAWREIFDVNVVGAWQMITAAVPHLRESGAGSIVNVSSVSATRALGSSIPYAVSKAAVNHMTRLLASQLGPSVRVNAVAPGLIDTPWYDGAEEVWESSREWITDNTPLRRVGTPEDVAEATLYLVNAAYTTGDVLTVDGGRHIV from the coding sequence ATGAGCGAGTCCCGCGTCGCCCTGGTCACCGGCTCTTCTTCGGGCATCGGCGCTTCCATCGCGCAGCGGCTGGCCGACGAGGGGATCCGGGTGGTCGTCAACTCGGCCCGCAGCGCACAGGCCGGGAAGGAGCTCGCCGCCGGCCTCCCCGAAGCCGTGTACGTCCAGGGCGACGTCTCCGACCCCGAGGACGCGCGGCGGATCGTCCGGACGGCGATCGACACCTACGGACGGCTCGACATCCTCGTCAACAACGCCGGTGTGACCCGCTTCATCCCGCTCGACGACCTCGAGGCCGCGGACGCCGGGGCCTGGCGGGAGATCTTCGACGTCAACGTGGTCGGGGCCTGGCAGATGATCACCGCGGCCGTCCCGCACCTGCGGGAGTCCGGGGCGGGCTCCATCGTCAACGTCTCGTCGGTGTCGGCCACCCGGGCCCTCGGCAGCTCCATCCCGTACGCCGTGAGCAAGGCCGCGGTCAACCACATGACCCGGCTGCTCGCCTCCCAGCTGGGACCCTCGGTCCGCGTCAACGCGGTGGCGCCCGGGCTGATCGACACGCCCTGGTACGACGGGGCGGAGGAGGTCTGGGAGAGCTCCCGCGAGTGGATCACTGACAACACCCCGCTGCGCCGGGTGGGCACGCCGGAGGACGTCGCGGAGGCGACCCTGTACCTCGTGAACGCCGCCTACACGACCGGGGACGTGCTCACGGTCGACGGCGGCCGCCACATCGTCTGA
- a CDS encoding RICIN domain-containing protein, producing MTARSSGRRRKPGHRRKPRKLILLTAAVASAAVLAGGIAYSGLGGDAEATTPALAGAPAAPAEPAAAPARDAEPAPLASTPANENTRGMVYDGLKTAPKGDRCVGVYRTEAGHCTHGPDAPPGGVDIKRDVEPVVRTKAPAADPASPADADPAATEGGGRPQDAPAADARSAASAAAPAPPASGSQAVAAGPAGQTVQCEGDGTTGNRVQVVYAHGPGRDRYAEYVASFRKWAADADLIYSASAKETGGVRHIRYVTAADCTPSVLNIELPDSALSEFSATNAALAGKGLDRRDRKYMIFADTQVYCGIGTFNGDERPGQNNLSNFGPSYGRTDSGCWGGHTAAHELGHNLGAVNNSAPNTSRGAHCTDEFDVMCYSDTPYYPKMRDVCHNQAAENILDCNHDDYFHTSPKAGSYLATHWNIADNQFLMRSGGGGGTTPDPNPSPSPTAKPSPSPTKKPSGAPAVTAGQIQSDSVVLSWPKAEGAAWYQVLLNGKHLTWVQSTSLRVYNLKPGTAYTAAVSVRDGSGRDSGPGKAASFRTTDTGGGATTPGTRYVLGNGSSGTAAELWGGRTADGTVLVAGRTNGYAQQQWYFDDAGSGLVRIRSAASGKCLQPGGAPAAGMWVAQQPCGNSAAQQWRMTSRDGAVTITDPSGGHALTVSNRPYYGTWLLELQRADGRPAQVWTARKAG from the coding sequence ATGACAGCACGATCCAGCGGCCGGCGCCGGAAACCCGGCCACCGGCGCAAACCCCGCAAGCTGATACTCCTCACCGCCGCCGTGGCCTCGGCGGCGGTACTCGCGGGAGGCATCGCCTACTCCGGACTCGGCGGCGACGCGGAGGCGACCACACCCGCACTGGCCGGAGCGCCCGCCGCCCCCGCCGAACCGGCCGCCGCACCGGCCCGGGACGCGGAACCGGCCCCGCTCGCGAGCACGCCGGCGAACGAGAACACCCGCGGCATGGTCTACGACGGGCTCAAGACGGCGCCCAAGGGCGACCGTTGCGTCGGCGTCTACCGCACGGAGGCCGGGCACTGCACCCACGGCCCCGACGCTCCCCCCGGGGGCGTGGACATCAAGCGGGACGTCGAGCCCGTGGTCCGTACGAAGGCCCCCGCGGCCGACCCCGCCTCCCCCGCCGACGCCGACCCGGCCGCCACGGAAGGCGGCGGGCGTCCTCAGGACGCGCCCGCCGCCGACGCCCGCAGCGCCGCGAGCGCGGCCGCCCCGGCCCCGCCGGCCTCCGGCAGCCAGGCGGTCGCCGCCGGGCCGGCCGGCCAGACCGTGCAGTGCGAGGGCGACGGCACCACCGGCAACCGCGTCCAGGTCGTGTACGCACACGGCCCCGGCCGCGACCGGTACGCCGAGTACGTGGCCTCCTTCCGCAAGTGGGCGGCCGACGCCGACCTCATCTACTCGGCGAGCGCCAAGGAGACGGGCGGTGTCCGGCACATCCGCTACGTGACGGCAGCCGACTGCACCCCCTCGGTGCTCAACATCGAACTCCCGGACTCCGCGCTGTCGGAGTTCAGCGCCACCAACGCCGCACTCGCCGGCAAGGGCCTCGACCGCCGCGACCGCAAGTACATGATCTTCGCGGACACCCAGGTCTACTGCGGCATCGGCACCTTCAACGGCGACGAGCGGCCCGGCCAGAACAACCTGAGCAACTTCGGCCCCTCCTACGGGCGTACGGACTCGGGCTGCTGGGGCGGCCACACCGCCGCGCACGAACTCGGCCACAACCTCGGCGCGGTCAACAACAGCGCCCCCAACACCAGCCGGGGCGCGCACTGCACGGACGAGTTCGACGTCATGTGCTACTCGGACACCCCGTACTACCCGAAGATGCGCGACGTGTGCCACAACCAGGCCGCCGAGAACATCCTGGACTGCAACCACGACGACTACTTCCACACCAGTCCGAAGGCCGGCAGCTACCTCGCCACCCACTGGAACATCGCCGACAACCAGTTCCTGATGCGTTCCGGCGGCGGTGGCGGCACCACCCCCGACCCGAACCCGAGCCCGTCCCCGACGGCGAAGCCGAGCCCGTCCCCCACCAAGAAGCCCTCGGGCGCCCCCGCGGTGACGGCCGGTCAGATCCAGTCGGACTCGGTGGTGCTGAGCTGGCCCAAGGCCGAGGGCGCCGCCTGGTACCAGGTCCTGCTGAACGGAAAGCACCTGACCTGGGTCCAGTCCACCTCCCTGCGCGTCTACAACCTCAAGCCCGGTACCGCGTACACGGCCGCCGTGTCGGTCCGCGACGGCTCCGGCCGTGACAGCGGCCCCGGCAAGGCCGCGTCCTTCCGTACGACCGACACCGGCGGCGGCGCCACCACCCCGGGCACCCGCTACGTGCTCGGCAACGGCAGCAGCGGCACGGCCGCCGAGCTGTGGGGCGGCCGCACCGCCGACGGGACCGTGCTCGTCGCCGGACGGACCAACGGCTACGCGCAGCAGCAGTGGTACTTCGACGACGCGGGCAGCGGGCTCGTACGGATCCGCTCCGCTGCGTCCGGCAAGTGCCTCCAGCCCGGCGGCGCGCCGGCCGCGGGCATGTGGGTCGCGCAGCAGCCCTGCGGGAACTCCGCCGCCCAGCAGTGGCGGATGACCTCCCGCGACGGTGCGGTGACCATCACCGACCCGAGCGGCGGCCACGCCCTCACGGTGAGCAACCGGCCCTACTACGGGACCTGGCTGCTCGAACTCCAGCGCGCGGACGGCCGTCCGGCGCAGGTCTGGACGGCCCGCAAGGCCGGCTGA
- a CDS encoding beta-ketoacyl synthase N-terminal-like domain-containing protein — translation MSSGTAGKTVAVTGIGVVAPNGIGADAFWKATQAGDSVLDRVTRQGCEHLPVRVAGEVRGFDPGALVEDRFLVQTDRFSHYALAAADLALEHARLGRADYEDDPYAVGVVTAAGSGGGEFGQRELQRLWGQGPRYVGPYQSIAWFYAASTGQISIRRGFKGPCGVVASDEAGGLDAFAHAARAIRQGSRAMLVGATEAPLAPYSVVCQLGYEGLSTAEDPERAYRPFTAKACGFVPAEGGAMFTVEDAAAAVRRGAPVRALLAGHAATFTGPGRAEESGDGLAHAIRGALREAGLAPEEVDVVFADALGTPEADAAEARAIREALGGHGAKVPVTAPKTGIGRAYCAAGTLDAAAAVLALEHGVVPPTPNVFDVCHDLDVVTGSARVAPLRTALVLSRGRMGSNAALVLRKGPEPGA, via the coding sequence GTGAGCAGCGGTACTGCCGGCAAGACGGTGGCCGTCACGGGCATCGGGGTCGTCGCGCCCAACGGGATCGGCGCCGACGCCTTCTGGAAGGCGACCCAGGCGGGCGACAGCGTCCTGGACCGGGTGACCCGGCAGGGGTGCGAGCACCTTCCGGTACGGGTCGCGGGTGAGGTACGGGGCTTCGACCCCGGGGCGCTGGTCGAGGACCGCTTCCTCGTCCAGACCGACCGCTTCAGCCACTACGCGCTGGCCGCGGCCGACCTCGCGCTGGAGCACGCCCGGCTGGGCCGGGCCGACTACGAGGACGACCCGTACGCGGTGGGCGTCGTCACGGCGGCCGGCTCGGGCGGCGGCGAGTTCGGGCAGCGCGAGCTGCAGCGGCTGTGGGGGCAGGGCCCCCGCTACGTCGGCCCGTACCAGTCGATCGCCTGGTTCTACGCGGCCAGCACCGGCCAGATCTCCATCCGGCGCGGGTTCAAGGGCCCGTGCGGGGTGGTGGCGAGCGACGAGGCGGGCGGGCTGGACGCCTTCGCGCACGCCGCCCGGGCGATCCGCCAGGGCAGCCGGGCGATGCTGGTCGGCGCGACGGAGGCACCGCTCGCGCCGTACTCCGTGGTCTGCCAGCTGGGTTACGAGGGGCTCAGCACCGCGGAGGACCCGGAGCGCGCCTACCGGCCGTTCACGGCGAAGGCCTGCGGGTTCGTCCCGGCGGAGGGCGGCGCGATGTTCACCGTCGAGGACGCGGCGGCGGCCGTGCGGCGGGGCGCGCCGGTGCGGGCCCTGCTGGCCGGCCACGCCGCCACCTTCACCGGGCCCGGGCGGGCGGAGGAGTCCGGGGACGGCCTGGCCCACGCCATCCGCGGCGCGCTGCGGGAGGCCGGTCTGGCTCCCGAGGAGGTGGACGTGGTCTTCGCCGACGCCCTGGGCACGCCCGAGGCGGACGCGGCGGAGGCCCGGGCGATCCGGGAGGCGCTCGGCGGGCACGGCGCGAAGGTGCCCGTCACCGCGCCCAAGACCGGTATCGGGCGGGCGTACTGCGCGGCCGGCACCCTCGACGCGGCCGCCGCCGTCCTGGCGCTGGAGCACGGCGTCGTACCGCCCACCCCGAACGTCTTCGACGTCTGCCACGACCTCGACGTGGTCACCGGCAGCGCCCGCGTCGCCCCCCTGCGCACCGCGCTCGTCCTGAGCCGGGGCCGGATGGGGTCGAACGCGGCACTCGTCCTCCGCAAAGGGCCCGAACCCGGCGCGTAG
- a CDS encoding GNAT family N-acetyltransferase, producing the protein MTGTSDAQALHRNHQAFWRHMARATDGSVTEIPGGLLVATGIPAAPFNQLHCGPGEHDVAVLVRAAAHFESRGLPWRICAGGPSAGVEAFTVARRSEPEPPHPIFTRALGRPEQPSVDGLTVSTARSARDMRAFIDCAAQAHGYEPSLIDSLLNPEAVAHDDFRFYLGRVDGECVAVSVGVREGDTVGVYFVGVRPGFQGRGYGRALTEQALFDGAESGATTAVVQATPAGYPVCTEMGFEHVGDYHTWNLRLCV; encoded by the coding sequence ATGACCGGCACGAGCGACGCCCAGGCCCTGCACCGCAACCACCAGGCGTTCTGGCGGCACATGGCCCGGGCGACCGACGGCAGCGTCACCGAGATCCCCGGCGGTCTCCTGGTCGCCACCGGGATCCCGGCGGCCCCGTTCAACCAACTGCACTGCGGGCCGGGCGAACACGACGTGGCGGTCCTCGTGCGGGCCGCCGCGCACTTCGAGTCGCGCGGGCTGCCGTGGCGGATCTGCGCCGGGGGGCCGAGCGCCGGTGTCGAGGCGTTCACGGTCGCGCGGCGCAGCGAGCCCGAGCCGCCGCACCCCATCTTCACGCGGGCCCTCGGGCGGCCCGAGCAGCCGTCGGTCGACGGCCTCACCGTCTCCACCGCGCGCAGCGCCAGGGACATGCGGGCCTTCATCGACTGCGCGGCGCAGGCCCACGGCTACGAGCCGAGCCTGATCGACTCGCTGCTGAACCCGGAGGCGGTGGCCCACGACGACTTCCGCTTCTACCTCGGCCGGGTGGACGGCGAATGCGTGGCCGTCAGCGTGGGCGTCCGGGAAGGGGACACCGTGGGCGTCTACTTCGTCGGCGTGCGCCCCGGGTTCCAGGGGCGGGGCTACGGCCGGGCCCTGACGGAGCAGGCCCTGTTCGACGGCGCCGAGTCGGGGGCCACCACGGCGGTCGTGCAGGCGACGCCGGCCGGGTACCCGGTGTGCACGGAGATGGGCTTCGAGCACGTCGGCGACTACCACACCTGGAACCTGCGGCTGTGCGTCTGA
- a CDS encoding acyl carrier protein, producing the protein MSDRLTLEELATLMKTAGITVDPTELASRPDSQFDDYGLDSLGLLGIVGELENRRGRALPTDADRCKSPREFVDLVNNSLMTGA; encoded by the coding sequence ATGTCCGACCGACTGACCTTGGAAGAGCTGGCGACGCTCATGAAGACCGCCGGCATCACCGTCGACCCCACGGAGCTGGCGAGCCGCCCCGACTCCCAGTTCGACGACTACGGCCTGGACTCGCTGGGCCTGCTCGGCATCGTCGGCGAGCTGGAGAACCGGCGGGGCCGGGCGCTGCCCACGGACGCCGACCGCTGCAAGAGCCCGCGCGAGTTCGTCGACCTCGTCAACAACAGCCTCATGACAGGAGCCTGA
- a CDS encoding SRPBCC family protein produces the protein MPGHTDNEIMVKAPVDVVWDVTNDLPNWPQLFSEYASVEILEKAGNTTRFRLAMHPDENGVVWSWVSERTVDRAGLTVKARRVETGPFAHMNIHWEYGEVPGGTRMRWVQDFAMKPDAPIDDAGMTDRINLNSRIQMELIRDKIEQGGRGNRKPVAGHR, from the coding sequence ATGCCTGGACACACCGACAACGAGATCATGGTCAAGGCGCCCGTCGACGTCGTATGGGACGTCACGAACGACCTTCCCAACTGGCCGCAGCTGTTCAGCGAGTACGCGTCCGTCGAGATCCTCGAGAAGGCCGGGAACACCACCCGGTTCCGTCTCGCCATGCACCCGGACGAGAACGGCGTGGTGTGGAGCTGGGTCTCGGAACGGACCGTGGACCGCGCGGGCCTGACGGTGAAGGCCCGCCGGGTGGAGACCGGCCCGTTCGCGCACATGAACATCCACTGGGAGTACGGCGAGGTGCCCGGCGGCACCCGCATGCGGTGGGTCCAGGACTTCGCCATGAAGCCGGACGCGCCGATCGACGACGCGGGGATGACCGACCGCATCAACCTCAACTCCCGGATCCAGATGGAACTGATCCGGGACAAGATCGAGCAGGGCGGGCGGGGCAACCGCAAGCCCGTGGCCGGCCACCGCTGA
- a CDS encoding MarR family winged helix-turn-helix transcriptional regulator, with amino-acid sequence MTEQPADTVRDQDRDQDFLRLDGQICFALNAASRAFGGLYRVVLKDLGLTYPQYLVMLVLWEHGTMPVKQLGAHLRLDSGTLSPLLKRLEAAGLIRRERSTEDERSVHAVLTAEGAALRERAVAVPRRIAAATGFQLAEIRELQERLGRLTAALDAAAPQD; translated from the coding sequence ATGACCGAGCAGCCCGCCGACACCGTCCGCGACCAGGACCGCGACCAGGACTTCCTCCGCCTCGACGGGCAGATCTGCTTCGCGCTCAATGCCGCGAGCCGCGCCTTCGGGGGGCTCTACCGCGTCGTCCTGAAGGACCTGGGGCTGACCTACCCCCAGTACCTGGTGATGCTGGTGCTCTGGGAGCACGGCACGATGCCGGTCAAGCAGCTCGGAGCGCACCTGCGGCTCGACTCGGGCACCCTCTCGCCGCTGCTCAAGCGCCTGGAGGCGGCCGGCCTGATCCGGCGCGAGCGCAGCACGGAGGACGAGCGGTCCGTACACGCCGTACTCACGGCCGAGGGCGCCGCGCTGCGCGAGCGGGCGGTGGCGGTGCCCCGCCGGATCGCCGCGGCGACCGGGTTCCAGCTGGCCGAGATCCGCGAGCTCCAGGAGCGCCTGGGCCGCCTCACGGCCGCCCTCGACGCGGCCGCGCCGCAGGACTGA
- a CDS encoding response regulator transcription factor, with translation MRAVIAEDSVLLRIGLVKVLEMAGFEVAAETGDAEGLLAAVEEHEPDLALVDVRMPPGFTDEGVRAALMIRSQSPKTAVLLLSQYVEERYAADLLASPSGAGIGYLLKQRVADVEEFVDALRRVAAGGTALDPQVVAQLLLRRGGGPDPLERLTPRERDVLALMAEGRSNAGIAAELVVSESAVAKHINNIFAKLDLPPAAEAHRRVLAVLRFLDGTP, from the coding sequence GTGCGGGCTGTGATCGCCGAGGACTCTGTCCTGCTGCGCATAGGTCTTGTCAAAGTCCTCGAAATGGCCGGATTCGAGGTGGCCGCCGAAACCGGCGACGCCGAAGGGCTGCTCGCCGCCGTCGAGGAACACGAGCCCGACCTCGCGCTCGTCGACGTCCGGATGCCGCCCGGCTTCACCGACGAGGGCGTCCGGGCCGCCCTGATGATCCGCAGCCAGAGCCCCAAGACGGCCGTACTGCTGCTGTCGCAGTACGTGGAGGAGCGCTACGCGGCCGACCTGCTGGCCTCCCCGAGCGGTGCGGGCATCGGCTACCTGCTCAAGCAGCGCGTCGCCGACGTCGAGGAGTTCGTCGACGCCCTGCGCCGCGTCGCGGCCGGCGGGACCGCCCTCGACCCGCAGGTCGTGGCCCAGCTCCTGCTGCGCCGCGGCGGCGGCCCCGACCCGCTGGAGCGCCTGACCCCGCGCGAGCGCGACGTACTGGCCCTGATGGCGGAAGGCCGCTCCAACGCGGGCATCGCGGCCGAACTCGTCGTGAGCGAGAGCGCGGTGGCCAAGCACATCAACAACATCTTCGCCAAGCTCGACCTGCCCCCGGCCGCCGAGGCCCACCGCCGCGTCCTCGCCGTGCTGCGCTTCCTGGACGGCACCCCGTGA
- a CDS encoding TcmI family type II polyketide cyclase: MHQALIVARMAPGSAPDIAGLFAASDAGELPHLVGVSRRSLFQFGDVYMHLIEADADPGPAIARVTGHPEFQDLSERLSAFVSPHDPKTWRSPKDAMAQRFYLWERDSAR, from the coding sequence ATGCACCAAGCCCTCATCGTGGCCCGTATGGCACCCGGTTCGGCGCCCGACATCGCCGGCCTGTTCGCGGCCTCGGACGCGGGTGAGCTGCCCCACCTGGTCGGGGTCAGCCGCCGCAGTCTCTTCCAGTTCGGGGACGTGTACATGCACCTGATCGAGGCCGACGCGGATCCCGGTCCGGCCATCGCCAGGGTCACCGGGCACCCGGAGTTCCAGGACCTGAGCGAGCGGCTCTCGGCCTTCGTCAGCCCGCACGACCCGAAGACCTGGCGGAGCCCGAAGGACGCGATGGCCCAGCGGTTCTACCTCTGGGAGCGGGACTCCGCCCGGTAG
- a CDS encoding sensor histidine kinase has translation MATRGALRRTCTWIAAHTPWSAWAWRNTAFSAAAIPPALPLVCAFSFMAAAPGHSVVPLLLVLAFCPLLTALQRSRFWSLLDLDVPPVVRRHRWTTVRGLVERLRSESTWRQYGYHVIVSPLAATAAVLLVLTWVGGLASASVYAWEWLLPSDGGIPHFGWTAQYDLITVAGALALLAAPWMAALLTRLDAFAAAALLGPNRARELERRVEDLAESRAGVLDAADLERRRIERDLHDGAQQRLVSLAMNLGIARATLPDLPPEAKAVIDEAHREAKEAIEELNNLVRGLHPAVLEDRGLDAALSGIAARAPLPVELAVDIPARPGPTVEAVAYFVVSEALANVAKHARAKRCSVRVARVAGGRGDLLRVIVTDDGVGGADPSGGTGLVGLRKRVGSVDGTILINSPLGGPTVVTVELPCGL, from the coding sequence ATGGCAACTCGCGGCGCGCTGAGGCGTACCTGTACCTGGATCGCGGCGCACACCCCCTGGTCGGCCTGGGCCTGGCGCAACACGGCCTTCAGCGCGGCCGCGATCCCGCCCGCGCTGCCCCTCGTGTGCGCCTTCAGCTTCATGGCCGCGGCCCCCGGCCACAGCGTCGTGCCGCTGCTGCTCGTCCTCGCGTTCTGCCCGCTGCTGACGGCGCTCCAGCGCAGCCGCTTCTGGTCACTGCTCGACCTGGACGTGCCGCCCGTCGTGCGCCGGCACCGCTGGACGACCGTACGCGGACTCGTCGAGCGGCTGCGTTCCGAGTCGACCTGGCGCCAGTACGGCTACCACGTCATCGTCAGCCCGCTCGCCGCCACCGCGGCCGTCCTCCTCGTCCTCACCTGGGTAGGCGGGCTGGCCTCGGCCTCCGTGTACGCCTGGGAGTGGCTGCTCCCCTCGGACGGGGGGATCCCCCACTTCGGCTGGACGGCCCAGTACGACCTGATCACCGTGGCCGGAGCGCTGGCACTGCTCGCCGCGCCCTGGATGGCCGCGCTGCTGACCAGGCTGGACGCCTTCGCGGCGGCCGCCCTCCTCGGCCCCAACCGGGCCCGCGAACTCGAACGCCGCGTCGAGGACCTCGCCGAGAGCCGGGCCGGGGTGCTGGACGCCGCCGACCTCGAACGCCGCCGCATCGAACGGGACCTGCACGACGGCGCCCAGCAGCGGCTGGTCTCCCTCGCCATGAACCTCGGCATCGCCCGCGCCACCCTCCCCGACCTGCCGCCCGAGGCCAAGGCCGTCATAGACGAGGCCCACCGCGAGGCGAAGGAAGCCATCGAGGAACTCAACAACCTGGTACGGGGTCTGCACCCGGCCGTACTGGAGGACCGCGGCCTGGACGCCGCGCTCTCCGGGATCGCCGCCCGCGCCCCCCTTCCCGTCGAACTCGCCGTGGACATCCCCGCACGGCCCGGCCCCACCGTCGAGGCCGTCGCCTACTTCGTCGTCTCCGAGGCACTGGCCAACGTGGCCAAGCACGCACGGGCGAAACGCTGTTCGGTGCGGGTCGCCCGGGTCGCGGGCGGCCGCGGGGACCTGCTGCGCGTCATCGTCACCGACGACGGCGTCGGCGGCGCGGACCCGTCCGGCGGCACCGGTCTGGTGGGCCTGCGCAAGCGCGTAGGGTCCGTGGACGGAACCATTCTGATCAACAGCCCCCTCGGGGGCCCGACCGTCGTCACTGTGGAGCTGCCGTGCGGGCTGTGA
- a CDS encoding DinB family protein, with protein sequence MKATEVLADGFGRIREVVHEAVEGLPAEELNTRPDPEANSIAWLVWHLTRIQDDHVADAAGLAQVWRAGGWADRFDLRLPAADTGYGHTARQVAEVRADSAELLLGYFDAVHEQSLRFVRGLAAADLERIVDERWDPPVTLGVRLVSVLADDLQHAGQAAYVRGLLQRRSA encoded by the coding sequence ATGAAGGCCACAGAAGTACTGGCGGACGGCTTCGGACGCATCCGGGAGGTGGTCCACGAGGCAGTCGAGGGGCTCCCGGCCGAGGAGCTGAACACCCGGCCCGACCCGGAGGCGAACTCGATCGCCTGGCTGGTCTGGCATCTGACCCGGATTCAGGACGACCACGTGGCCGACGCCGCCGGGCTGGCGCAGGTGTGGCGGGCCGGCGGCTGGGCCGACCGCTTCGACCTGCGGCTGCCCGCCGCGGACACCGGCTACGGGCACACCGCCCGGCAGGTCGCGGAGGTCCGCGCCGACTCGGCCGAGCTGCTGCTCGGCTACTTCGACGCGGTGCACGAACAGAGCCTGCGCTTCGTGCGGGGCCTGGCCGCCGCCGACCTCGAGCGGATCGTCGACGAACGCTGGGACCCGCCGGTCACCCTGGGGGTGCGCCTCGTCAGCGTCCTGGCGGACGACCTCCAGCACGCGGGCCAGGCCGCCTACGTACGGGGCCTGCTCCAGCGGAGATCCGCATAG